A window of the Henckelia pumila isolate YLH828 chromosome 3, ASM3356847v2, whole genome shotgun sequence genome harbors these coding sequences:
- the LOC140887310 gene encoding GATA transcription factor 19-like, translating to MMHSCCMVGGCTCGMYHTTTRGSSFSMLFSKNSEAYLEFDDQGEMYSFAANSPPNSSVDCTLSLGTPSTRLSIINDQKIKPPSAGFGWNNNFPMSPPPSAVKSHRGGSNIFNGHSAGRDPLLARRCANCDTTSTPLWRNGPRGPKSLCNACGIRFKKEERRATAAASFANDPQTVMMNESPVPPQRTLYYPSNSYTNEFRFAERFNVADRPSLVHNFTS from the exons ATGATGCACAGTTGCTGTATGGTGGGGGGTTGTACGTGTGGCATGTACCATACAACTACTCGagggagttcattttcaatgcTTTTCTCCAAGAACAGCGAAGCATATCTTGAATTCGATGATCAAGGGGAAATGTACTCTTTTGCGGCTAATTCTCCGCCTAATTCTTCTGTTGATTGTACTCTTTCTTTGGGCACGCCTTCCACTCGTCTCAGTATTATTAATGATCAGAAGATCAAGCCGCCGTCTGCAGGCTTTGGATGGAACAATAATTTTCCAATGTCTCCGCCGCCGTCCGCCGTCAAGAGCCACCGTGGGGGAAGTAATATATTTAATGGACACTCAGCGGGCAGGGATCCTCTCTTGGCCCGCCGATGTGCTAATTGCGACACCACTTCTACTCCTCTCTGGAGGAACGGTCCCAGAGGCCCTAAG TCACTGTGCAATGCATGCGGGATACGTTTCAAGAAAGAAGAGAGAAGAGCCACGGCAGCCGCCTCCTTCGCCAACGACCCTCAGACCGTGATGATGAATGAATCTCCGGTGCCACCTCAGAGAACGCTCTATTACCCATCTAATTCCTACACAAACGAGTTCCGGTTCGCAGAACGGTTCAACGTGGCAGACAGGCCGAGTCTTGTTCACAACTTTACGTCATGA
- the LOC140887309 gene encoding uncharacterized protein, producing the protein MSQPIPLDSDEEQETHLDRQSHQIFHLNSINSTILIRQLPSQGLSFQLWPAAATLVTLLDRGRAGDSTASALSSLLDANAHQHRRLRILELGSGTGVVGIAAAALLRASVTVTDLSHVLPNMRYNIDANAGILGLRGGDVNSAPLSWGDVGEMETIGREYDIILASDVVYHDHLYEPLIQTLKFFLLGSEKEMVFLMAHLKRWKKESAFFKKANKFFDVKVLYTDNPCNGARVGVKVYTFVRKASVKLDSQ; encoded by the coding sequence ATGTCCCAACCAATCCCACTCGACTCAGATGAAGAACAAGAAACTCATTTGGATCGACAATCTCACCAAATCTTCCATCTCAATTCCATCAATTCCACCATTCTCATCAGACAACTCCCCTCACAAGGCCTCTCTTTCCAACTCTGGCCCGCCGCCGCCACCCTCGTCACCCTCCTAGACCGCGGCCGTGCGGGCGACTCCACCGCCTCTGCTCTTTCCTCCTTGCTCGAcgccaacgcccaccaacaccgCCGCCTCCGTATTCTTGAGCTGGGCTCCGGCACCGGAGTGGTAGGAATCGCAGCGGCAGCTCTGCTCCGAGCTAGTGTAACTGTCACGGATCTCTCTCACGTACTCCCTAATATGAGATATAATATTGATGCAAACGCCGGAATCTTGGGGTTACGCGGCGGTGATGTGAACTCGGCGCCGCTATCATGGGGGGACGTTGGAGAGATGGAGACCATTGGCAGAGAGTACGATATAATTCTGGCTTCTGATGTGGTGTACCATGATCATCTCTACGAGCCTTTGATTCAGACCCTAAAGTTTTTTCTTCTGGGAAGTGAGAAAGAAATGGTTTTCTTGATGGCACATTTGAAGAGGTGGAAGAAGGAGTCGGCTTTCTTCAAGAAGGCTAACAAGTTCTTTGACGTTAAGGTTTTGTATACTGATAACCCCTGTAATGGGGCCAGAGTTGGTGTGAAAGTTTATACATTTGTAAGGAAGGCTAGTGTAAAATTGGATTCTCAGTGA
- the LOC140887312 gene encoding uncharacterized protein isoform X1 — MAPKNQTFEIILGSSSLARRQILADMGYHFQIMSADIDEKSIRKEKAEDLVMALAEAKADAIMSKLQNRDQFAAMSSHTLLITADTVVVHEGVVREKPSSNDEARQFIRDYSGGSTRVVGSVVVTNLVTGCRKGGWESAEVYFLDIPDEVINSLIEEGMILNVAGGLMLEHPLTLPLIDTVIGTADCVMGLSKSLTEKLIQEAL; from the exons ATGGCCCCGAAGAACCAGACGTTTGAG ATAATTTTAGGTTCATCTTCACTCGCTCGTCGACAAATCCTTGCTGACATGGGCTACCATTTTCAAATCATG TCTGCAGATATCGATGAGAAAAGTATCAGGAAGGAAAAGGCAGAAGATCTTGTGATGGCCCTTGCTGAGGCCAAG GCTGATGCGATAATGTCGAAGCTTCAGAATAGAGACCAATTTGCGGCCATGTCGTCTCACACACTGCTAATCACGGCAGATACA GTTGTGGTGCATGAAGGGGTTGTCAGAGAAAAGCCGTCGAGTAATGATGAAGCAAGACAGTTTATTAGAG ACTATTCTGGCGGTTCCACTAGAGTGGTTGGATCAGTTGTTGTCACCAACCTGGTTACTGGTTGTAGAAAAGGAGGATGGGAGAGCGCGGAG GTTTATTTTCTTGACATACCAGATGAAGTCATTAATAGTCTG ATTGAAGAAGGAATGATATTGAACGTTGCCGGGGGTTTAATGCTCGAACACCCACTCACTTTGCCTTTGATAGACACCGTG ATAGGAACTGCCGATTGTGTAATGGGACTTTCGAAATCGCTGACAGAGAAGCTCATTCAGGAAGCTCTATAG
- the LOC140887312 gene encoding uncharacterized protein isoform X2, translated as MAPKNQTFEIILGSSSLARRQILADMGYHFQIMSADIDEKSIRKEKAEDLVMALAEAKADAIMSKLQNRDQFAAMSSHTLLITADTVVVHEGVVREKPSSNDEARQFIRDYSGGSTRVVGSVVVTNLVTGCRKGGWESAEVGTLPVLPGVT; from the exons ATGGCCCCGAAGAACCAGACGTTTGAG ATAATTTTAGGTTCATCTTCACTCGCTCGTCGACAAATCCTTGCTGACATGGGCTACCATTTTCAAATCATG TCTGCAGATATCGATGAGAAAAGTATCAGGAAGGAAAAGGCAGAAGATCTTGTGATGGCCCTTGCTGAGGCCAAG GCTGATGCGATAATGTCGAAGCTTCAGAATAGAGACCAATTTGCGGCCATGTCGTCTCACACACTGCTAATCACGGCAGATACA GTTGTGGTGCATGAAGGGGTTGTCAGAGAAAAGCCGTCGAGTAATGATGAAGCAAGACAGTTTATTAGAG ACTATTCTGGCGGTTCCACTAGAGTGGTTGGATCAGTTGTTGTCACCAACCTGGTTACTGGTTGTAGAAAAGGAGGATGGGAGAGCGCGGAGGTAGGGACATTACCAGTTCTACCTGGCGTAACATAG
- the LOC140892732 gene encoding large ribosomal subunit protein uL6m — protein MEAKFFRFLKIVGVGFKARAEAEGRLLYLKLGYSHEVELTVPPAVRVFCFKNNVVCCTGIDKERVHQFAAAVRSCKPPEVYKGKGIMYIDEVIKKKDGKRSK, from the coding sequence ATGGAAGCCAAGTTCTTTCGCTTTCTTAAGATTGTTGGTGTTGGTTTTAAGGCTAGAGCAGAAGCCGAAGGCCGTCTGTTGTACTTGAAACTCGGTTATAGCCATGAGGTTGAATTGACGGTGCCTCCGGCTGTTCGTGTTTTTTGCTTCAAAAACAATGTTGTCTGCTGCACTGGGATTGACAAGGAGAGGGTGCATCAATTTGCGGCTGCCGTTCGTAGTTGCAAGCCTCCCGAAGTATACAAAGGCAAAGGCATAATGTACATTGATGAAGTgataaagaaaaaggatgggaAGAGGTCTAAATAA